The following is a genomic window from Leptospira bandrabouensis.
TACCTAGAAAAAAGCCACAGGATTCCTCTTGGGAATAATACACTTATTGTAGAAACTCATTCCGACAAGTACAAACTACCCACAAATGATTCTAAAAACTTAATCCAAAAATTAAATCAAATCTTCATAAAACATGATCCAGATATTGTTCTCACAGCCTACGGAGATCAAATCCTATTTCCTTATCTCTTCAAAACTTCACAAGACAACCAACTAACAACAGAATTTGATAGAGATAAAACAAGCACAATCAGACGTTCCATACAAACACAAGGGACTAGCTTCAACACCTACGGAACCATCGTATTCAGAGCTCCCAGCTATCCACTTTTTGGTCGCTGGCATATTGATTCAAAAAACGGTTTTGTCTATAAAGAAGCCGATCTTATGGGAATCATTGAACTGGCTCGAATCTCTCGTTTACCAATCCAAAAAATGGCAAGAGCATCCACAGGAAAAGCTCTCACTTACATTGAAGTCGATGTGGCCTTAAGAATGAACTATCTTGTTCCTTGGCAAAAAAGTGCCTTAGAAGCCCCAAAAACAGCATTGGATCTTTTAAACGCCGACAAAGGTGGGTTAGTTTTTCAAGCAGACATTCAAAACGGATTTGTATTAGAAAATGTAGCTCAATTAGATTTTTCTCAAATGTATCCCAACGTAATGGTGACACACAATATATCTCCCGAAACCATCAATTGTTTATGTTGCCAAGATGATTTCGAAATCGAAAGAGTTCCTTCCCTTGGATACAGAATCTGCAAAAAAAGAAACGGAGTTGTTTCTTTGGCACTAGCACACATCATCGAACGTAGGACTCATTACAAAAAACAAATCAAAGACAAAAACATTATCAATAAACATTACATCGAACAAAAACAATCCAGTTTAAAATGGATGCTGGTTACCTCTTTCGGTTATTTGGGTTACCGGAATGCAAAATTCGGAAAACTAGAAAGTCATGAAGCTGTCACCGCTTTCGGAAGAGAAAAATTACTCATGGCAAAAGAAATTGCAGAAAACCACGGTTACAACTTAGTACATGCCATTACCGATTGTATCTTCATTCAAAAAAAAGACAAATCTCCCATTAACGAAAAGAACCTCTTAGAAATTTGTGAAACGATAAAACAAAAAACAAAGATAACAATGGATGTGGAAGGTATCTTCTCTTGGTTATCTTTTCCACCATCCACTCAAGATAAAAAAATGCCAGTTGCCAACCGTTATATGGGAAGGTTCATCAGCGGCCACTTCAAAGGAAGGGGAATTGCCATTCGAAGAAAAGACTATCCTCGTTACATAAAAGCAGCACAAGATGAAATGATTCGATGGATGTGTCAGTTTGAAACCATAGCAGAAATGCAGTCACGTGAAGAAGAAATTTTAGAAATCTTCAAAAAATTTGACACCCCTCTTTCAAAAGGAGAAGTTCACTGGAAGGATCTCCTTATCCTCAGATCCACATCTCAAGATCCAGAGGGTTATAGTGTCGATGCCCCGAGCGCAGTGGCAGTCAAGGATCTTTTAGAAATGGGAATTCATGTCCAAGCTGGAGAAAAAATACGTTATTTGGTAGTAAATAAAAAGTCGGAAAGAAAAGGAGAAAGATACAAAACAGAAGAAAGAATAGAAACAAAAAACCAGACAAACATCCTGATCTACGACAAAAATCACTACCGAAAATTATTACTTTCCTCGTTTAAAGAAATCTGGATAAGCATCGCGACTTTCAATAACTTTAATGAACTCATTAGCGACGAACCGTTATTACCATTTCAATTTTAGAACCAAACAAAAGAAAAATAAAATTCATTACAATATGCAAATTTACTTTTATTGCATGAATTGAAAAAAAAATCACAAAATACAAAATAAAAAAAGCATGTTAGATGAGAATTTCTAAGGCCTCTTTAAAAAACGTTTGCACTCACCCAATTACAAAAAAGACTCAGATTCGTTTTTCACCTACTGGGACTCAGGGGGCGGAGCTATGCCCTAACCCATGATAACGGGAAATGATTTTCCCAAAAAATCTCACTCAAGAAAAGAAAAAATTATGTCACATAAGAAATCCCAATAATCGAAATAGCGGAAAATTATAGCAATTACACAAATAAACGAACAACAGATATCAAACCTAATCAAAGAATATACGAAATTCGAATAATTGCTTAATCAAGAAAGAAACTTACAATACAGAGATCAGCCGCCCAGTGGAATAAACGAACAACCGATAAACAAACATAAAATGCACCAAAAATAAATGCATTTATAGTTCGTTATGCGTAATTGCTAAAAATCTGACCTATCAAAAAAAACGTCGCTTTATTATATTTATTAGAGCAAAATTTAAACAAAAGGAATTTAAATGAAACGAATAACCAATTTTTTTCTGAGCATATTTTTTAGTTTAACAAGCTTGTCAGCCAAAACCACTACAGCCACAAAAAACACATCCGTAGAAACACAAACCGATATTACAACATTAATATTTTATATAATAATTATTCCTACAATTATCTTAATTGTAATTTCATGGATCTTAGTTAAAAAAAATAAGTGTGTAATATTCTATGGAAGAAATGATCAATTAAACTCGTTTCTAACTTTCCCAGTGCCAGTAATCGCATACTTTTTAGTAACTTTAATTCTTA
Proteins encoded in this region:
- a CDS encoding DNA polymerase domain-containing protein, yielding METFKGYLFDIYHSEQKIYLWLRSLEGELRLFSDEFLPTIYIDAPQNILQKLVKRFYELDALAEIPTFVEKQLFYENRTVSVLKLVISKPQLLPKITQKLFYLYGKYDIYHSDIEITTGYMVEKEIYPLAYLEVSYETKNALNQIKNIQCFTNITDLDYEIPNFRTVSLYLEKSHRIPLGNNTLIVETHSDKYKLPTNDSKNLIQKLNQIFIKHDPDIVLTAYGDQILFPYLFKTSQDNQLTTEFDRDKTSTIRRSIQTQGTSFNTYGTIVFRAPSYPLFGRWHIDSKNGFVYKEADLMGIIELARISRLPIQKMARASTGKALTYIEVDVALRMNYLVPWQKSALEAPKTALDLLNADKGGLVFQADIQNGFVLENVAQLDFSQMYPNVMVTHNISPETINCLCCQDDFEIERVPSLGYRICKKRNGVVSLALAHIIERRTHYKKQIKDKNIINKHYIEQKQSSLKWMLVTSFGYLGYRNAKFGKLESHEAVTAFGREKLLMAKEIAENHGYNLVHAITDCIFIQKKDKSPINEKNLLEICETIKQKTKITMDVEGIFSWLSFPPSTQDKKMPVANRYMGRFISGHFKGRGIAIRRKDYPRYIKAAQDEMIRWMCQFETIAEMQSREEEILEIFKKFDTPLSKGEVHWKDLLILRSTSQDPEGYSVDAPSAVAVKDLLEMGIHVQAGEKIRYLVVNKKSERKGERYKTEERIETKNQTNILIYDKNHYRKLLLSSFKEIWISIATFNNFNELISDEPLLPFQF